In the genome of Neodiprion fabricii isolate iyNeoFabr1 chromosome 4, iyNeoFabr1.1, whole genome shotgun sequence, the window AAAAATTGCAGGTCATGTTACGCTCCATctcacgtttcttttttttaacattgcTTCGTAGGTACAGTGTATTGTTCTTAAGCCGcagttttttcctttttcagaAAGAAAATCTTAATTCTGGCATTGACCTCTTACCGTATAGATTTGCGAGCGACATCCCAGAAGATATACCCTATCACATTTGACAGTCATCTCCACGAACATATgattatttgttttcattacTTGGCATGGTACAAACAGTATTCAAGTGGttggttacttttttttctcctaattCCCAAGGTGCTGGTGAGCAAATTATTCGTAAGAGAttaaatgtacaaaaattttatactttataaaTTAAACATTCCAGTCCTCACATACTtggaatacttttttttaccaactcACGACCTTGTTGCTTCCGTTGAAAGCCATTTTTCGATCGTAGAGAAACAACCTTGAATTCCtttcgattttaattttccgCTATTTGCCTTTAAGCTTAGGTATAACGTTACCTATACTACAGGTAAACACACGGGCATTTCGACGCATGTACATAtgcaaataattattatcaaccAAGCTCTGCAGACGTATGCTAgatgttttcaaattgttcAGCACGACCCGCATTGTTTAATCAGCCGATGTGTGGATCAATGTGCACAAATGCtgctaaaaaaattgattggagGGTAAATACAAGGGCTTTAGTGTGATAATTATCAAACTATCAGTGCAACAAACAGCTACCCTGTAATCAACCcggttatttttaattgcctGAATCGATGTACGCTGATAATTTCTCTAGCTCACTGATCGAAATCAATCACTTACGATTATTGTATACTATCTTTGTATAATCTATATTTGtacagagtgaaaaaaatgccATAAGAATTATTTGAGTTTTTGTAAAACCGAAGCTAAGGACAACTTACATTTGCTCGTATCACTGTGTCAACTGCCAATATGTTACGCAAAGGCGTACCTAACTACTAAGAATTCAGTATCATTTTTGTTCTCTCAATTTTCTGCTATCCAAATAAAGGAGATTATTCCCACCATCGTCATTTGGAAATAAATAAGTTTCAACTACATCAATTCCGCTATATTCAAAATGGATTTACTCAACCTTAAATGGAATTTACGAAAACAGAGGTGATTGACATTTCTGCTTTAATTATGTACATATTGCTCTGCTCTTAGAATTAACAATCGTAAATTCAAAGCAAAATTCATTACTTTGAAAACATGGCTTTCTGTACCtgttacatacctatatttcTGTACATATTCTGTACGCAATTAATTTAAGCCTGACGTGAATAGCTTTTGGGATAAGTGAACGAACTCCCATTTATGATGAGCGCTACTATTTCGTGTGTCCACAAACAAGCCAGCTGCAAGCCGAATGGGAATCAGTTAACAAAGCTAATAATGAGATATCAATTTCTCTGAACTGAAAAGTCTATTTCACTAAAACATATTGACCAGGCTTTGTTTCGAGGTCTTAACGATAGCGTACAATCCATTAAATGTTAGTACTACAGTAGCGGTACCATGAAGTTCAATGTTTTGAGGTTGCGACTCTGGTTCCCGGAGTAATGTTGGAGGAAACACTTGACGTATTTAAGTCAGTAATTTGTGACAAACAGCCCGTGCTTGATGAAGCATTCACAATCTCGTTAGTTTCAGCGAAATTGACAATAGCAACGATTGTCGAGGCACCGGTTACCGTCGCACAATAACGAGGACGTTACCAGCGAGCACTTTCACGTCCAAGGATCCGCTCCTGGGTATGGGTAACTTTCGGAGAGCAGTCATAGCCTGGTGGACATGATAGTGGGAGAGTTATGTAGTTCTCATTGACCGAAAGCCAGGTTTGCAGGTTGGTAAAGAACCCGGCACTCGTCGTACTGTTCCATTGATAGGGATCCTCGCTGAATCCCGAGTCTACTGCTTATAGTGTTCTGGATCGGTATTGCAGGCCGTAGGATATTTCGGTACCGACTATGCCAATTTCATCTCCATTGTAAGTTACACCGATCCCAGAAAGAATTAGACACAGAATTGACACTTGGTCCTCGCGATCGGTGCCGTACCTTGACGTGACTCTGCACTAATCATGATTGCCTATCACTCAGTTGTCCACGTAGTTGGTAGGCATATTGTTCATCCAGTTGTCAATTACGATTTTCAGTTCTTGAACGGTTGAACCACTTCTGGCGTCTGTagaagaataaattaaatggAACATTGGAACCGTGAGTATAGTAATTCATTACGAGATCTGTGGCTGCGTAGGCTTCGGTCATGATGACTTTCGTGTCAGTTTTCGTTTCCGTGGAATATTTATCAAGAAGGTCTCTCCATGACTGGATAATGTGGTAGGTTTCAGGCTGATTCATGGTTTTTTGACAAGGGTTCATCTTTGAACTCGGCTTCCTCTATCAGAACAGGAACAGCATCTATGTAAAATCCATCGACGCCTCTTTTTAACCAAAAggtgaggaaatttttcatttctttcctcATCTCTGTAGTGGAGATCGGACTGGCCTTTTAGAAAGTGGTGAAAGTAGTACTGACCTCGCTGATCGTTCCATTCCCATACGGATCCTTGAAAGGCACTGATCCAATTATTCGGAGGTTGGTAAATGCTGGTTCCTGTTTCGCATATTGCGTCATGCCAAACGTAGTAATTCGTGTAAGGATCCTCGCGACGAATGCTTTTCTGGAACCACTCGTGCTTATCGGAGCTGTGATTTGGGGCAAAGTCAAGAATCACCTTGAGGTTAAGCTCCTTCACCTTTGCAACAAGATTGTCAAAGTCGTCCAAGGTCCCGAACTCTGGATCGATATTCACGTAGTATGCTATGTCGTAACCAAAGTCAGCCATTGGGCTCGGGTAAATTGGAGCTATCCAAATCGCGCCGACACCCGTATTAAACATGTGATCGAGTTTACTTGTGACGCCATTTAAGTCTCCAACACCATCCCCATTACTGTTCTCAAAGCTTCTAGGGTAGATTTGATAGAAGACAGTAGTTTTCCACCAATCTTTTTTTGCTCGCCAGCCCGATGGATAATATCGGTAGCTGGGACAGCATGACGTTGACAATGTTTCTTAATACTACGAATCCAACTATTATATACTCAGAAGGTGATAAAATCGTaccgttgcaaaaaaaaagatttataaTCTTGTGTCCAAGAGGTGTAGTCTACGTTGTCTTATCAACTATGGCACAAATATTGATAATTGTAATCAATATCTTTCGTAAGCTCAAGAGGTAAGCAACAGAAGTCTTGGTATGGTATTTTACACCACTTCTTTGGTGTAAACGCACATATTTAGTGATCTTTTAACACGACAAACTCCTTCATGTGCATGTAGGCTGTTTCGACGATTCTTCCAACCGTGTTGACACATGCTTACATACTTATTGCTAATACGATCTCACTTCAATGATTACTGGCGACTTACTCTGCTTCACTTGTGACATGATAGGATTGCGATCCTGGACAACGACTGGAGTACGTTATAACGAGTAGTAAAACCTGGGCAATTTGCCTCCCCCGAGACACATGAGCAGAAATATTGTCTTGGATATGAAAAGATAACAAACCATACACAAACATTATCGTTAGTTTTATGGTCATTCAATACTTCCCGTTCCTCATTTACGAAAGGGCTACGAAAAATTCGTCATGACCAAATAATGCATAAAAGTGAATTACTGAGACATAGCAGCTGGCTGAAAAATATCATCACTGCAAATTACCCTGCAGAAAGAAACTTTAATAATCTGCTGCATAACAACTCTTGAAGAGGAAAAGATGGTTCTATCTTTGTAAATTTGTTAGTGTTTAATTCGAGTTGAGATTGAACATGATCTGGCTTGAATTGTTCGAGAAATATAGCACGAACAACGAAATAGATTAAATAACCGaagaatgtatttttttttccctcgttcTGCTCAACACAAGTATGGGAATAAGTAATCGTAGGTTCAAGTGGAGCATCACGAACTATATTTACCCCTTGAAATATACTGTAATCAATACGCTTTTTATTGCACAAAGAAATTTATCACTTTCAACGATaagtgcaaataataaataacaaagtaAATAGTAAAATTGTGGGCTTCATTTCAAGGTTTTATGATATAATACAACTCTTGGGATGTCAGTACCACGATAGCGGCACCAGACAATCGAATTTCCCGTTCTAGTCATTGTCGTGCTTGGAGTAATATTGGATTAGGCTTTCATAATTTCGATTAGGTTTACCGTGCTGGCTGCGGCATTAACAACCCGATCAATTTCTCCGCAATTGATCAGAGCATGTATTGGAGAAACTCCAGTGATGGATCGCACAGCAACTAGGATGTCTCCAGTGAGAACTTTTACGTCCAAGGCTCCCCTCCTGAGTACAGGTAATTTTCGAACAACCATCAATCGCATGGTACACATGATAATGGGAGTGGCTTACTGTCTTCTGTGCGGTAAGATTTAGTATTTTGTAGTTTTCATTCGCGGATGTGACGTTGATAAATTTTAAGAGAAGCCAGCGCTCGTCGTGCCATCCCACTGATAGGGAGTCCTAGCTGGATCTCGAGAGTACGGCTTATACCGTTCCTTGGCAGTACTGTAACCGGTAGGGTCAATGGTATTTTCCCAGGACATTTAGGTGCTGATCCTGCACAGTACGTAACAGCGATTCCAGGTAGAGTGAGGCACAGAATCGATATTTGATTCACGCGACGAACGCCGCATCTTAAGGCGATCATGGGCTGATCGTGGTTACTTACAACCCAATTCGTGGCGTAGTTGTTTTGTAGATGTTTTAGCATATTATTAATCCCAttgtcaaatatatttttcagttccTCAGCCGCTGAACCATTCCGAGCGTCGCTGattaaatagaaaatgaaCGAGACGGCAAAGCCTTAAGTATAGTCAATCATACCGAGATTTATGCTTGCAATAGCCTCATTCATGATGATCTTCGTTCTGGTAATTCGTTTATGTAGAATATTTGTCAACAAGGTTTCTCCAACACCGCAAAACATGGTAAGTCTGAGGCTGATCcttgatgaaaatatgatCGAGAAAGTCGTAATGGCCTTCTGGAACTCCGAGTTGTTGGACCaagattcattttcaaattcttcatcCTCTATCAATCCGTTAATAGCGTCAATCCGAAAACCGTCAATGTCTCGGTTCAACCAAAATGCAAAAACGTCCTCCATCTTTTCCCCCAACAAAATGTTTCTGTAGTTGAGGTCAGGCTGAGCTTTGATAAACTGATAAAAGTAGTACTGGCCCCTTTCCTCGTTCCATTCCCAATCAGATCTGTAAAAGACTCTAAGTCAGTTATTCGGAcgttttcattcaaatattgaaCCCACTTTCATATGTCATGTTTTGCCAGATGTAGTAATTGGTGTACGGGTCGTCCCGGAACGACTCGTGCCGATCGAAACTGTGATTTGATACAAAACCGATAATCACTTCAAGATCAAGCTGTTTCACTCTTAGAACCAGTTTTCCAAAGTCATCGAGAATACCGAATATTGGATCAATGTCTGTGAAGTTTGATATGTCATAGCCAAAGTCCACCATTGGACTCGAGTAAATTCGAGATATCCAAAAAGCGTCGATACCTGAGTCTACCGGATGCTCCAACTTACTCGTGATTCCGTTCACGTCTCCAACGCCGTCTCCATCGCTTTCCTCGAAACTTCTTGGGTATATCTGATAAAAGACAGAGGTATTCCACTAATTTTTATCCCAGACCACTTCAGTCCCTGGATTGCAAGTGAGAACACCAACCaacacaatatacatataacgttaTAACTTCTACCTGCACGATATCAACAGTATTGCCCACTGCTCTGAATCCAGTTATATGCACTTGGacttgaagtaaaaaaatgtttgtgacatgtcaaaaatttctcgttgATATCAAGAAAAGTCATTCGTCTTCATATTATCCAGTACgtagtgcaatatatactgataattcatttctgttttttctgtTCTTAAGTAGCGATAACACGCCTTCAGACGTGCCTCGGAAATCGAAGATTACTCCAATTTATCTGTTTTATTCGTTATTTATCCAAACCATGCTATTTTTTGACAATGCCAAACGTTGTCTATGTAGCGTGTCACTGTTGACGAACCTTGTCAACTAAACAACGGTAACACACCCAATTTACTACGTGCAATGAGTATGCTCAGCAGTTGCAGAATAATTTTACTGCGTACAATTAGAATACCGTGATATCGGTCAAATCCTGAATCTAAATCACCATACGCAATTACGTCATTGAGAATTATTCCTTTCCTGCCGCAGATTACGTATTGTACACTTGAGGCAATCGGAAGTGCTTATCCAGTCAATGTCTTGCGTGCGAGTCCCCCTTTTATCACTACACACGTCATTCCAGCCCTTGACCACTCACCACTGGTGCCGCTGGAAGGGCGTCACGTCGCCATTATCGGGCTGATTGTATGCTAAGAGGTTAGGGATTCCTTTGTAATTCAAAACAATCATAATGTGCAAATCAAATAATGGATCATCCATCTCTAGAACCTTAACCTCTTTGGCGTGTATGAGTTATTAGCACAGCACACGCGTTGAGGACAACGCGTATTGTCATTTCCAAAGGTTTTGATGAATTCTGATTGCCTGTAGAAACGAGGGAAACAATAGTACTTGATTACAAATACCATTTATACCGATATTCGCCCGTATGGTccaaaaaatgtgaaaaaaattcctgaaaaCGAAGTATTAGAATTCATATTCAGAGATAATTTTACTAACATGATTTTCAGAAGACCTCCGTTTTTATCAATTCCACTTTTGAATATTCTGACTGtctatatttgaaacaaattcaatttgtgcTAGGTTTTTGACTCAACAGACAAtcgattataaaattatagaaatatcgaaaaactGTCCTGATTCACTTACAACATAGTGCTACATTCTAAAGAATAATGTCCTACATTACCAATTTTACGGTCTTTATGGATTATCTGAGTGTTCTCGTTTCCTCGCAATCAGCTGATATATTTATCTGACAACATAATCAGGGACGCCAATTGATTTCTGACTTCTGAACAAAATATTGATACCGTCGTAATGATTACATCACAATATGTTCTGTTGAGACTACCACCTGCACTAAAAATTCGTcacttatatgtatacgaatatttgagCATATACATAGCTGAAGTTTCACTTTCGAAATGccagttttttgaaaaaccgaACGTTTCGTAGGAAAagagtattaaaaaaaaacgtcagcGTAAGAAACTTATTCACAATAACTTGAAATAACACGTTTTGATCTTACTCGTTCGGCCAAATTCGATTTACTCTTCGTAACGTATTCGTATCAACTCAAAAGTAAATGATATTGATTaaagaaacagtttgacaaaACATGTAGAAGATTGGTCAGAATTTCATGCACAGGAGAACACAAAGAAACGGCTAAATGGAAAAACCAACTTCAAAGAACAAAGCAAAAAAGTACAAGCAATAAAACAGGGGTAGAAATATAATCTACtgtaaatatatttcgttTAAACTGCCATGTGTAAATTTCCACCCACTCAACGTACAACTTGTGCGCCGTTTCTCAATGAAGATGTGTGCTGAGCACAGATTTCGGGCTTTATGTCAACATCAAACGCTCAGCCTATCCTCTTGTCACCGTCACACTGAAACATCTAAAAACTTGTTTTGGATTACCGAGTGATGCAGATTTTCATCTGATTCATTCTGCGCAGAAACACATTAGAAATAAGGTGCCGCCTGGCTCACTCTAATCTTGTGCATACTGATTTAGTATGTTTATCTCGTTAACAGTAAGAGGGTGACTTCTTCTCAACGAACACTTATCGTCAgtgtcaatttttaaaatctttaGTTCTTTATTTCacacttctttttcttctgaaCCTCCGTTTTACAATGCCCTCCTGACTTTTTTGAATTCACTAATCGCGCATTCTCACTTTACGAGACTTTATCGTGCTCTATACTTTATCGCAGTTACTTTCTAATAGGTGCGAATATTTGACATTCATAATAGGATTGTTTCTTGTAACAATTTGGTGATGTATGAATCACAATTTTATGCACTCACCAAAATATCTCGTGTGATTTTAATGTCATGTATATTGGCAAAGGAAGTATGAAGATATTGTCTTCAAATTACAatccaaagaaaaaatttacgggTTTAAACACGTGTTACTTATTATATCACTGGGTTCTTCATCGTCACTggattataataaatattcgtaCCTAATCCACTGTTGATCCAATCTTACCAACCCACGTGTGTTGGCATCGATGCAGATTTCAAACCTTTTAAGAAGCTTTATGTAATTTTATtgagtttttttattccgaaaATGCTCCAGTGCAAAAagcatttttaatattttgcgTTAGCCAAAATCCCTTACATTGTCGACAGAACGATGTATTCGAGGAAATTTAAACTGTCACAAAGATCGCTTCGTTGAGATGAAGTTCAGAATTAAGATGAAATGCTTGAATTTCGCTCGTGAATCATGATTACAACCAATAATAAgtcaacatatttttttgtggTATCGCAAATCAATTatatgatttatatttaaaaattgatgttttcGCGAGGATCCATTTTGACAGCTATCTACACATCATTACGTTCATGCGAAATTGTAATGAAACGTGCTCAGCCAAGCGTTTCATCGATATACAATTTCAGTAAATCATCTCTCTCGGATCACTGGAGTGCTTGTCACGTGCTGTAAATATTGGAACTTCGGTTTTGGTTGCAATGAAACTGTTCACAGCTCACGAGAATTTAACAGTTGCAGAGGTTGGGGTTGCCATCATTATCCAAAGTGCATTGTTTGCTCGCTCCAACATTTGCGCAGAACCTCGTTTATCCGCTATTCAGTTTCAGGATCCCCGCAGTGAGTTTCCGCTAAATCAaggaaatatttatcgatatcgtgacatttttatgtttttttttttttttgtcaatccCATTTCTCgttttgttcattttatacattttctgGAGGCTTGGTAGTTCCATTTTTACGCTGTTGTTTCCCCGGTCTACGCTACGCGTATAATTGAGGCGGGGTTTAAAACGTGACGGataaaggaaaataaaaaacgtggGGGTCGCCTGGGAGCTTAAGCTCTTTTAAACAGAAAGCCGATAACATCGATGGAAAGCCGTTAACGGATAACGCCTCTATTTAACCAGACTGAAAAAGAATCTGAGAGTGCTAAAGAGATGGTGTGAAAGAAAACCGTGCTGAAAAACGACCGGATCATTAAAGAAATCCGGTACAATTCGGCTGATGGAATTTTCAACGAGAcgttcctgtttttttttttctcttgacatttttcatttctgttaaATATCTGCaagttgacgcagcaaccaaCATGATCTCGGGATCTTTCGAGACTTGGTTACGCAAAGCCGCTTATTTCTGAACCCAAAAGCCTGTCAAAGGTCGTCTCAACGTCTTCGGAACTGTACACAAGTCGTACTCAAAGACAGCCTTCATGCAGCGAATAAATTGAGCGGATTCCGAAAAATCGTGAGCACACCATTGACGCTATTCAATCCATCCACTTCTTGCACCCTGATCTTACTCGTTCCCCCCACCGCGTTAGGCTTGCTATAACCCTCATATAACTATGAGGTAGGTTACATTCATCCGAATAATTCCTTGACACGTTTCAGCTTTGTATATTCACTGCAGAAAGCTGTAGAGGAGGGCTGTTACCGACtatgaattaattaaacgaAAGTTAAGTCGCAATTAAATATGTTCATCATTCAATCCCGAGTTTCAGTCAACTAATTGGAAACATGATTGAATACTTACTTTTCAGTAACCTGATCGTTTACTTTATGGAGAGGGGTATTTGACATTGTGGAATGCCTGTTGGAGACTGTGCTTGGAGACGCGAATCAGTCCGTGGATTTTATGCAAATCTTATAATGGTAGTTTTCTCGTTTGGTTATGTAATTAACCGTTGAAAACTTGGAAGTTTGTTCCACTTCTGCCTAAAACTCGAAAGGCAACCGAAGTCTTACATCAGTAAACAGTTGAAGTATATACCGGGCTTTAGAGGACTTAGGAGGGTGATAAATTTATCAACATTTCTGCGTTTTGTGTACCCGTCAAGGAAATGTTCGTAGTCTGAAGCGGCTCAGGTTTCTTGTATTTCACCGGATCCTGTGGGTCTGAACGAGTCTGACTCTCATACGCGATAATAATATACACCGGGATTGCCTTTGTCTCCATAACTTGCACCTCCGGAATGTTGAGGCGTATTTGCCAGGTTATAATTAACCCCTGAGGTGGTACGTTCCACGTTAAAGCAACTGCCACCCTTTCCGTGCAATCAGATGctttaaaaatgaaagaagtcTCCAACCCGCCAGAGAGAACCTCGAAGAAAACCCGGACGTCCCGGAACTGGCAATTAACCCGGTATGCTTTAATTGACGTCataatcataatatacattacGATGAAGAGAGTTATTTGAATGTCAATAACTGCACCAATTTCGTTGGTTTTAATATTTGCCAGCAGTACgtctttcaaatttcttcatcGCAATGTCAATATTAATGCATTACTTTGAAGTCGATTCAATGTCAGTTCATAATTTCGATATTACAGAGTGAAATGATTCCAGTAAATGGTCAAAGTCCGTATCTACGTTAATGCAGTACGGACGTGGCATCGGGAATTCGACTTTACTCCTGcgagaattttgttttctgtaCATGATATACACTCCGGCCCACAGTGATCCCCCGTGGCGAGTgttcaacgaatttttaccCTACGGCGAACTTGGGAATAACTTCTCGTATAGAACGTGGTATTCGAGCACGATACTCAATAAGATCCCGCAAGCCTTAGCAGAGAAATTGATCGAGTGCTAACCCCAAAGAATTCGCTCCTAAGGTTCCCCAGGTGTCAGCATTccgagaatgagaaaaaaaaaataggaaagaGAACGAGGCGGTGGAATAGGGGCAGGAGGATGGTGAGGCGGCGGTTTCGACCGAAGGTCGAAAGGTCGTCCAGAAGAGAGCTCCTCCCTTTCTCCCTCTCGACACAGGCATGTATATAACAGTTATGACTATAcgatatgtatgtgtgtaataTAGACCCATCCATCTACACATTCTCAACTTTTGCAACTAAATCTTTCACCTCTCGATTCCGTCGAAGAAATTCTTTAATCCCACGGGATAATCTTCAAGTAACCACTGAGCTGTTTTGTGGAAGAAGAATCTTTtgcttttatatttttactaattGAACCttgcattttaattttttttttttttttcagcaaacaAGCCACAAAATTTGACTGCCATAGTTGGTGTTAATCATGATGGCTGATTTTTACGACGGATACCATTCATCACTGACTGAAATCTCAAAAAGCCGTCCAGAAACTTGactgatattaatttttccaaatccttcttcaatttacaatttttctctttcgataTTTGGAGTTCAGAACGCCAGATATTCAACGGGAATCACCAAAGTATTTCCGAACTGCAGTAGtatataaattgaattataaaacTATCTTCAAACGGCCTCCAGATATCCTCAGACAGCTTAAGGATTCGATTGTACTGCCGAGTAAGATGGATATCCCGATTCTAGGTCATTAAAAAAGCAACACAGACAGTTTTCAATCCGACATAACCTGCGTTCATAGAAAAACCCGGTCCAAGGTATCGTAATGCACATCCCCATCCGTATTGTTTGTTACAGTGCATTACACATCAATTGCAAATCGGGAGTTGGTAGATGATCGGAACTAGGGACAACTTTGTCATTCAAACCAGAAGCTGTTAATTCCCGTATCCATTTACCGTGATTTTCGACTACCGTACCCAACCACAAATGCAAGCTTGCCATCGGCACATAAACCACGGCTCGGAACTCCGTCGTGTACTCCGATTTGTACAACGAGACATGCAGTTAGTATTTGAACAAGGGAATTGCTCCGCCACTTGgtatctctctctccctctctctctctctctctctctctctcgcccgTTCTCGTTCCCTCTCACCATTAAACGATGCAGTCTCAATGTCTCTGTTACTACATCTCCACGCGTGGCTTATGTGCGAATTAATGTTACCGAAGGTGACATCATTCCTGGCTAAATCCCATCTCTGAAATTGAGTTGATACTGTGCTGTTTGATATTCCAAAACCATTTATGATAACAGACTTAGGCATCGGTATCATCCCCGCTTCTATATCCTTCGTCCCGCCGGGAATTGGGaagattttatcattttcgaGCCGCAGCTCAATCTCCTCGAGAGAAGAGAGTACCCAACGCCCATTTTAACACCACATACAGATACTTCGATACATGAAACAATTTCATACTTGTgtctattttatatttataatagtCAGGACGACTCCTTCTCCTTCAATATCAGACTGGGTTGCTGTACCAACCACTATTCTTATGAAAACAGTCAAGCTTCAGACTTGAAATGGAGTGCACGTACTTCAACgcatttttcaaagaacatcGTAAAACGCTATTTTCTGTGTTTCACTGCATTTTACTTCTTCAATTGACGAACCACTGTATCCAAAGTAATATAAAATCGTTGCGATACAGTACTTTTCCACCTAACTTTTCACACTATCAtt includes:
- the LOC124179793 gene encoding maltase 1-like, whose product is MSWENTIDPTGYSTAKERYRYYPSGWRAKKDWWKTTVFYQIYPRSFENSNGDGVGDLNGVTSKLDHMFNTGVGAIWIAPIYPSPMADFGYDIAYYVNIDPEFGTLDDFDNLVAKVKELNLKVILDFAPNHSSDKHEWFQKSIRREDPYTNYYVWHDAICETGTSIYQPPNNWISAFQGSVWEWNDQRDARSGSTVQELKIVIDNWMNNMPTNYVDN